The following proteins come from a genomic window of Paucimonas lemoignei:
- the pheA gene encoding chorismate mutase, with protein MSEQELKALRVRIDSLDEKVLELISERARCAQEVARVKMSTLAEGEVPVFYRPEREAQVLKRVMERNRGPLSNEEMARLFREIMSSCLALEQPLKVAYLGPEGTFTQAAAIKHFGNAVISLPMAAIDEVFREVAAGAVNFGVVPVENSTEGAVNHTLDSFLEHDMVICGEVELRIHHHLLIGENTKTDSISRIYSHAQSLAQCRKWLDAHYPNVERVAVASNAEAAKRVKGEWNSAAIAGEMSANLYGLTRIAEKIEDRPDNSTRFLIIGNQEVPPTGDDKTSIIVSMSNKPGALHELLVPFHENGLDLTRIETRPSRSGKWTYVFFIDFVGHHRDPLVKAVLEKISQEAVALKVLGSYPKAVL; from the coding sequence ATGTCCGAGCAAGAGTTAAAGGCACTGCGGGTTCGCATCGACAGCCTGGATGAAAAAGTCCTGGAATTGATCAGCGAGCGCGCACGCTGCGCGCAGGAAGTGGCGCGGGTCAAAATGTCGACCCTGGCCGAAGGCGAAGTGCCGGTGTTCTATCGCCCCGAACGTGAAGCCCAGGTGCTCAAACGAGTCATGGAGCGCAATCGCGGCCCCTTGAGCAACGAAGAAATGGCGCGGCTGTTTCGCGAAATCATGTCCTCGTGCCTGGCGCTGGAACAACCGCTCAAGGTCGCCTACCTGGGCCCTGAGGGCACCTTCACTCAGGCCGCTGCCATCAAGCACTTCGGTAACGCCGTGATCAGCCTGCCCATGGCCGCGATCGACGAAGTGTTCCGTGAAGTCGCCGCTGGCGCCGTGAATTTCGGCGTCGTGCCGGTGGAAAACTCCACCGAAGGCGCGGTCAACCACACGCTGGACAGCTTCCTCGAACACGACATGGTGATCTGTGGCGAAGTCGAGTTGCGTATCCACCATCACTTGTTGATTGGCGAGAACACCAAGACCGACAGCATCAGTCGTATCTATTCCCACGCCCAGTCGCTGGCTCAGTGCCGCAAGTGGCTGGATGCCCATTACCCGAATGTCGAACGCGTCGCCGTTGCCAGCAACGCCGAAGCCGCCAAGCGGGTCAAGGGTGAGTGGAACTCCGCGGCAATTGCCGGGGAAATGAGCGCGAACCTTTATGGCCTGACGCGCATCGCGGAAAAAATCGAAGACCGGCCGGACAACTCCACGCGGTTCCTGATCATCGGCAATCAGGAAGTCCCGCCTACGGGCGACGACAAGACCTCGATCATTGTCTCCATGAGCAACAAGCCAGGGGCGCTGCATGAGTTGCTGGTGCCCTTCCATGAAAATGGGCTGGACCTGACGCGCATCGAGACACGTCCTTCGCGCAGCGGCAAATGGACCTACGTGTTCTTTATCGATTTCGTCGGGCACCACCGCGATCCGCTGGTCAAGGCTGTGCTGGAAAAAATCAGCCAGGAAGCCGTGGCACTCAAGGTGCTGGGTTCTTACCCGAAAGCGGTTCTCTAA
- the serC gene encoding phosphoserine aminotransferase → MSKRAFNFCAGPAALPEAVLLRAQAELLDWHGKGLSVMEMSHRSDEFTSIANKAEQDLRDLLSIPSNYKVLFLQGGASQQFAQIPLNLLPEDATADYIDTGIWSQKAIEEASRYGHVNVAATAKPYDYFAIPGQNEWKLTKDAAYVHYAPNETIGGLEFDWIPQTGDVPLVADMSSDILSRPVDVSRFGMIYAGAQKNIGPSGVVVVIIREDLLGRARLLCPTMLNYKVAADNGSMYNTPPTLAWYLSGLVFEWLKEQGGVEAIGKLNEVKKRTLYDFIDASGLYSNPINKTDRSWMNVPFRLADDRLDKPFLAGADARGLLNLKGHRSVGGMRASIYNAVDINAVNALVAYMAEFEKEHG, encoded by the coding sequence ATGAGCAAGCGAGCCTTTAACTTCTGCGCAGGTCCTGCTGCGCTTCCTGAAGCTGTTCTGCTGCGTGCCCAGGCAGAACTTCTGGACTGGCATGGCAAAGGCCTGTCTGTCATGGAAATGAGTCATCGCAGTGATGAATTCACCTCCATCGCGAACAAGGCGGAGCAGGATCTGCGTGACCTGCTGAGCATCCCCTCGAACTATAAAGTGTTGTTCCTGCAAGGCGGCGCGAGCCAGCAATTTGCCCAGATCCCCCTGAACCTGCTGCCCGAAGACGCCACCGCCGATTACATCGATACCGGTATCTGGTCGCAGAAAGCCATTGAAGAAGCGTCGCGCTACGGTCACGTCAATGTGGCTGCAACCGCCAAGCCTTACGATTATTTCGCCATCCCTGGTCAGAACGAATGGAAGCTGACCAAGGATGCTGCCTATGTTCACTACGCGCCTAACGAGACCATCGGCGGCCTGGAATTCGACTGGATTCCGCAAACCGGCGACGTTCCGTTGGTAGCTGACATGTCTTCGGACATTCTGTCGCGTCCGGTGGATGTCTCGCGCTTCGGCATGATCTACGCCGGCGCGCAGAAAAACATCGGCCCTAGCGGCGTGGTGGTGGTGATCATTCGCGAAGACCTGCTGGGTCGCGCGCGCTTGCTGTGCCCGACCATGCTCAATTACAAGGTCGCAGCCGATAACGGCTCGATGTACAACACGCCACCGACCCTGGCCTGGTATCTGTCCGGTCTGGTGTTCGAATGGCTGAAAGAGCAGGGCGGCGTAGAAGCCATCGGCAAGCTCAATGAAGTGAAAAAGCGCACGCTTTACGACTTTATCGACGCCAGCGGCTTGTACAGCAACCCGATCAACAAGACTGACCGGTCGTGGATGAACGTGCCGTTCCGTCTGGCTGATGATCGTCTGGACAAGCCGTTCCTGGCCGGTGCCGACGCTCGTGGGCTGCTTAATCTCAAAGGTCACCGTTCGGTCGGTGGCATGCGTGCCTCTATTTATAATGCCGTCGACATCAACGCGGTCAACGCGCTGGTGGCGTACATGGCAGAGTTCGAGAAGGAACACGGCTAA
- the gyrA gene encoding DNA gyrase subunit A, whose translation MGELAKEILPVNIEDELKQSYLDYAMSVIVGRALPDARDGLKPVHRRVLFAMSELGNDWNKPYKKSARVVGDVIGKYHPHGDTAVYDTIVRMAQPFSLRYLLVDGQGNFGSVDGDNAAAMRYTEVRMTKLAHELLADLHKETVDWVPNYDGTEMIPAVMPTRIPNLLVNGSSGIAVGMATNIPPHNLGEVIDGCLALIDNPEISIDELMQFIPGPDFPTAAIINGRAGIVEAYRTGRGRIYMRARSIVEDIDKVGGRQQIVITELPYQLNKARLIEKIAELVKEKKLEGITELRDESDKDGMRVVIELRRGEVPEVILNNLYAQTQLQAVFGINIVALIDGRPRILNLKDLLEAFVRHRREVVTRRTVFELRKARERGHLLEGQAVALSNIDPVIALIKASPTPAEAKVGLISTPWESSAVVEMVERAGADSCRPENLDPQYGLRDGKYFLSPEQAQAILELRLHRLTGLEHEKLLTEYQEILSQIGELLRILNSATRLMEVIREELELIRVEYGDKRRTEILDARLDLTLGDLITEEERVVTISHGGYAKTQPLAVYQAQRRGGKGKSATGVKDEDYIAHLLVANSHTTLLMFSSKGKVYWLKTYEIPEASRAARGRPLVNLLPLSEGEYITTMLPVDLEAMRKRADEEEGDVIEGEIDDENTNETEEERKARIKAADKKKAPFIFMSTANGTVKKTPLVAFSRQRSVGLIALELDEGDILISAAITDGEQEIMLFSDGGKVTRFKESDVRAMGRTARGVRGMRLPEGQKLISMLIPEEGSQILTASERGYGKRTAISEFPEYKRGGQGVIAMVSNDRNGRLVGAVQVLDGEEIMLISDQGTLVRTRVDEVSSLGRNTQGVTLIKLASDEKLVGLERVQEPSEVEGEELLGEDGEVLEGAASVIADEDVSIDELQADAASDEEESQD comes from the coding sequence ATGGGCGAACTGGCCAAAGAAATCCTCCCGGTCAATATCGAAGACGAGCTGAAGCAGTCCTACCTCGACTACGCAATGAGCGTAATCGTCGGGCGGGCACTGCCCGATGCACGCGATGGCTTGAAGCCCGTGCACCGGCGTGTACTGTTCGCGATGAGCGAACTGGGTAACGACTGGAACAAGCCGTACAAGAAATCCGCCCGTGTGGTCGGTGACGTTATCGGTAAGTATCACCCCCACGGCGATACTGCCGTTTACGACACCATCGTTCGTATGGCGCAGCCGTTCTCGCTGCGTTATCTGCTGGTAGATGGTCAGGGCAACTTCGGTTCGGTCGACGGCGACAACGCTGCGGCCATGCGATACACCGAAGTGCGCATGACCAAGCTGGCGCATGAGCTGCTGGCTGACCTGCATAAAGAGACCGTGGACTGGGTGCCGAACTACGACGGCACGGAAATGATCCCCGCGGTCATGCCGACCCGTATTCCCAACCTGCTGGTCAACGGCTCAAGCGGTATCGCCGTGGGCATGGCGACCAACATTCCGCCGCACAACCTCGGTGAAGTCATCGACGGTTGCCTGGCGCTGATCGACAACCCGGAAATCAGCATCGATGAACTGATGCAGTTCATTCCGGGCCCTGACTTCCCGACAGCGGCGATCATCAACGGTCGCGCCGGTATCGTCGAAGCCTACCGCACCGGTCGCGGGCGCATTTACATGCGCGCCCGCTCGATCGTTGAAGACATCGACAAGGTCGGTGGCCGTCAGCAGATCGTTATCACCGAGCTGCCGTACCAGCTGAACAAGGCGCGTCTGATCGAGAAGATCGCCGAGCTGGTCAAAGAGAAAAAGCTGGAAGGCATCACTGAACTGCGCGACGAGTCTGACAAAGACGGTATGCGCGTCGTGATCGAGCTGCGCCGTGGCGAAGTGCCTGAGGTTATCCTCAACAACCTTTACGCCCAGACTCAGCTGCAAGCGGTTTTCGGTATCAACATCGTTGCCTTGATCGACGGTCGCCCGCGCATCCTTAACCTCAAGGATCTGCTTGAAGCGTTCGTTCGTCACCGTCGCGAAGTCGTCACCCGTCGTACCGTTTTCGAACTGCGCAAAGCCCGTGAACGTGGTCATTTGCTTGAAGGCCAGGCCGTTGCCCTGTCGAACATCGACCCCGTTATCGCCCTGATCAAAGCCTCGCCAACCCCTGCTGAAGCCAAGGTCGGGTTGATTTCGACTCCTTGGGAATCCAGCGCAGTTGTGGAAATGGTCGAGCGCGCCGGTGCGGATTCATGCCGTCCGGAAAACCTTGATCCTCAGTATGGTCTGCGTGACGGCAAGTATTTCCTTTCGCCGGAACAGGCTCAGGCCATTCTTGAACTGCGTCTGCACCGCCTGACCGGTCTCGAGCACGAAAAGCTGCTCACCGAGTATCAGGAAATCCTCTCCCAGATCGGCGAGTTGCTGCGCATCCTCAACAGCGCTACGCGCCTGATGGAAGTGATTCGCGAAGAGCTGGAACTGATCCGTGTCGAATACGGCGACAAGCGCCGCACCGAGATTCTCGATGCGCGTCTGGACCTCACCCTGGGTGACCTGATCACCGAGGAAGAGCGCGTGGTCACGATTTCCCACGGCGGCTATGCCAAGACTCAGCCATTGGCGGTCTATCAGGCACAGCGTCGCGGCGGTAAAGGCAAGTCGGCCACTGGCGTCAAGGATGAGGACTACATCGCTCACCTGCTGGTTGCCAACAGCCACACCACGCTGTTGATGTTCTCCAGCAAGGGCAAGGTTTACTGGCTCAAGACCTACGAAATCCCGGAAGCGTCCCGCGCTGCCCGTGGTCGTCCGCTGGTCAACCTGCTGCCGTTGAGCGAAGGCGAATACATCACCACCATGTTGCCGGTGGACCTGGAAGCCATGCGCAAGCGGGCTGACGAGGAAGAAGGCGACGTCATCGAAGGCGAAATCGATGACGAGAACACAAACGAAACCGAAGAAGAGCGCAAGGCGCGTATCAAGGCTGCAGACAAGAAGAAGGCTCCGTTCATCTTCATGTCCACCGCCAACGGTACCGTCAAGAAGACCCCGTTGGTGGCGTTCAGCCGTCAGCGCAGCGTAGGTCTGATCGCTCTTGAGCTGGACGAAGGCGACATCTTGATCTCCGCCGCCATCACCGATGGCGAGCAGGAAATCATGCTGTTCTCCGACGGCGGCAAGGTCACGCGCTTCAAGGAGTCCGACGTTCGCGCCATGGGCCGTACGGCTCGCGGTGTTCGGGGCATGCGTCTGCCGGAAGGCCAGAAGCTGATTTCCATGCTGATTCCTGAAGAAGGCAGCCAGATCCTTACCGCTTCCGAGCGCGGCTATGGCAAGCGGACGGCGATCTCCGAGTTCCCTGAATACAAACGTGGCGGCCAGGGCGTTATCGCCATGGTCAGCAACGACCGTAACGGCCGTCTGGTCGGTGCAGTTCAAGTGCTCGACGGCGAGGAAATCATGTTGATTTCTGATCAGGGCACCCTGGTGCGTACCCGTGTCGACGAAGTCTCCAGCCTGGGCCGTAACACTCAGGGCGTGACCCTGATCAAACTGGCCAGCGACGAGAAGCTGGTCGGCCTGGAGCGTGTTCAGGAGCCTTCGGAAGTGGAAGGCGAAGAGCTTTTGGGTGAAGACGGTGAAGTGCTCGAAGGCGCGGCCTCGGTCATCGCTGACGAAGATGTCTCCATCGACGAGCTGCAAGCCGACGCTGCTTCGGATGAAGAAGAATCGCAGGACTGA